In Shouchella patagoniensis, the following are encoded in one genomic region:
- the bshC gene encoding bacillithiol biosynthesis cysteine-adding enzyme BshC, translating to MKIEELDQDSLKGVLAEYVTRPDRLSDLFSYMPSEDGWLKKRSAEVSKRSFTHKEDLIQLLAHKHSSLPHNQKCLEQLHKLEQENSLVVVGGQQAGLLTGPLFTVYKAMSVIMLAKQYEEELGQPVVPLFWIAGEDHDLDEIRFAYTSQQNKWKKRMLVDQPQGEAATTKELPKKELNDFINHVFSTLPETDFTGELKTKVDQYADQAVTYTDFFQLLMHDFFHEEGLLYVDSGDPALREIEKPFLRELVEKVEFVQNQQLKGERHLQEKGYPAPIATDEENAHLFYTIDRKRSRLDYADGCFYVRETDLTFTRKELLMEVDAHPERFSNNVVTRPLMQEWLLPTAAFVAGPGELAYWATLKPVFAEFGFDLTPVIPRLSATFVPRQVEKHLRGREDQIQSYIDGRGVELREAWLDEQHTFAIEEVSNTAAQQIEEAHLPLRQLATEISSTVESMAEKNKEFIQTQIQFLKERMQKEIRMRHGFELDRYNEAIHWLNPLGYPQERMLHPFVLLNLAGSDIFTRMMSETPPLTSRHLVYYL from the coding sequence ATGAAAATTGAGGAGCTGGATCAAGACAGCTTAAAAGGCGTTTTGGCTGAATACGTAACTCGCCCGGATCGATTAAGCGATCTGTTTTCCTATATGCCGAGTGAGGATGGCTGGCTGAAAAAAAGAAGTGCAGAAGTAAGCAAGCGTTCATTTACGCATAAAGAAGATTTAATACAGCTTCTTGCTCACAAGCACAGTTCCTTGCCACACAATCAAAAATGCTTGGAACAATTACATAAATTAGAGCAAGAAAACAGCCTTGTTGTCGTCGGAGGGCAGCAAGCCGGTCTTCTTACAGGTCCGTTATTTACTGTTTATAAAGCGATGTCCGTTATTATGTTGGCGAAGCAATACGAGGAAGAACTAGGTCAGCCAGTTGTGCCGCTGTTTTGGATTGCTGGCGAAGATCATGACCTTGATGAGATTCGATTTGCTTATACGAGTCAGCAAAATAAATGGAAAAAAAGAATGCTTGTTGATCAACCGCAAGGAGAAGCTGCAACAACAAAAGAGTTACCAAAAAAAGAGTTAAATGACTTTATAAATCATGTATTTTCTACATTACCTGAAACGGATTTTACAGGTGAGTTAAAAACGAAAGTAGATCAATATGCAGATCAGGCAGTAACGTATACGGACTTTTTTCAACTATTAATGCATGATTTTTTCCATGAAGAAGGCTTATTGTATGTAGATAGTGGAGACCCTGCACTTAGAGAGATTGAAAAACCTTTCTTAAGAGAACTTGTTGAGAAAGTAGAATTTGTTCAGAATCAACAGCTAAAAGGCGAACGGCATTTACAAGAAAAAGGATACCCTGCGCCAATTGCAACAGACGAAGAAAATGCGCACCTATTTTATACAATTGATCGCAAGAGAAGCAGACTTGACTATGCAGATGGGTGCTTTTATGTACGGGAAACGGATCTAACATTTACTAGAAAAGAGCTTTTGATGGAAGTGGATGCTCACCCAGAGCGGTTTAGTAATAATGTAGTGACGAGACCATTAATGCAAGAATGGCTATTGCCAACGGCTGCTTTTGTCGCAGGTCCGGGTGAACTTGCTTATTGGGCTACGCTAAAACCTGTATTTGCGGAGTTTGGTTTTGATCTCACGCCAGTTATTCCAAGACTTTCTGCAACTTTTGTTCCAAGACAAGTAGAGAAACATTTGCGTGGAAGAGAGGACCAAATTCAAAGTTATATTGATGGCCGTGGAGTAGAGTTACGTGAAGCGTGGTTAGATGAACAGCATACTTTTGCTATTGAAGAAGTTTCGAATACAGCCGCGCAACAAATAGAAGAAGCGCATCTTCCTCTTCGTCAACTAGCTACAGAAATTAGTTCTACTGTGGAGTCGATGGCCGAGAAAAACAAAGAGTTTATTCAGACGCAAATACAATTTTTAAAAGAACGAATGCAAAAAGAAATTAGAATGCGTCATGGGTTTGAACTAGATAGATATAACGAAGCAATTCATTGGTTAAACCCTTTAGGTTATCCACAAGAGCGGATGTTACACCCTTTTGTTCTGCTTAATCTAGCAGGGAGTGACATTTTCACCCGTATGATGAGTGAAACTCCCCCCTTAACAAGTCGTCATCTCGTTTACTACCTGTAA
- a CDS encoding DUF3397 family protein, producing the protein MIVFFSSIVAMLVIAPPVLYILLFLFLSIKSERPIAGRKASDCTAPFFLISIVFMANELWPLYGLWISLAGMVISICCFLWFIHWVNPKAPIWTKAKAIWRLCFLTSAASYMFILIVAIVSRGILF; encoded by the coding sequence ATGATCGTTTTTTTTTCAAGTATAGTGGCGATGCTAGTAATTGCCCCACCGGTATTGTATATATTGTTGTTTCTGTTCTTATCAATAAAATCTGAACGTCCTATTGCGGGAAGAAAAGCGAGCGATTGTACAGCGCCATTCTTTCTTATATCAATTGTTTTTATGGCGAATGAATTATGGCCATTGTACGGTTTGTGGATCTCATTAGCAGGTATGGTAATCTCAATATGCTGCTTTTTGTGGTTCATTCATTGGGTGAATCCCAAAGCCCCTATTTGGACAAAAGCAAAGGCAATATGGCGCTTATGTTTTTTAACTTCGGCGGCTTCATATATGTTCATTCTTATAGTAGCAATTGTTTCTAGGGGAATCCTATTTTAA
- a CDS encoding 2-dehydropantoate 2-reductase: MKIAVIGAGAVGLFLASTLEKEGQEVTIFSKSLRQAELIMEHGISLVGKLKCKKQIAARISDDAHSRYDLIIVAVKSYHVESVLANNRSLANEGASWLFVQNGMAHLQQLSRLSDHVYVGVLEYGLFKKKELPSVEVRGIGQLKIAPYSRVDKRVTACLKMAFTSELLQVEWEDQYKEMLEKKLIVNACINPLTAILGVTNGALIEIPGYKRAMKDVFIEAMAAINRTDTKERWEHVLTICEQTKENHSSMFVDAQQGRQLELDAIIGYIMQQGKQHQVTTPKIDMLYHLLNKGHCS; this comes from the coding sequence GTGAAGATAGCCGTAATTGGTGCTGGGGCAGTTGGACTCTTTCTTGCTTCTACCTTGGAAAAAGAGGGGCAAGAAGTAACGATTTTTAGTAAGAGTCTCCGCCAGGCTGAATTGATAATGGAACATGGAATTTCACTTGTAGGCAAATTAAAATGTAAAAAACAAATAGCTGCACGAATAAGTGATGATGCTCATTCGCGATATGATTTAATTATTGTTGCTGTGAAGTCATATCATGTTGAAAGTGTCCTAGCAAATAATCGTTCTTTAGCCAATGAAGGAGCATCTTGGTTATTTGTGCAGAATGGTATGGCGCATCTTCAGCAGCTAAGCAGACTTTCAGACCATGTGTATGTAGGAGTACTTGAATATGGTCTTTTTAAAAAAAAGGAGCTCCCAAGTGTCGAGGTTCGAGGGATTGGCCAACTTAAAATTGCTCCATATTCCCGTGTGGATAAGCGCGTAACAGCATGCTTGAAGATGGCTTTTACTAGTGAGTTGTTACAAGTAGAGTGGGAAGATCAATATAAAGAAATGCTAGAAAAAAAATTAATAGTCAACGCATGTATCAATCCATTAACAGCGATTCTAGGTGTAACAAATGGTGCTCTTATTGAGATACCTGGATATAAGCGAGCGATGAAAGACGTATTTATTGAAGCGATGGCTGCAATTAATCGAACAGATACAAAAGAACGCTGGGAACATGTGTTAACAATATGTGAACAAACAAAGGAGAATCACTCGTCGATGTTTGTTGACGCACAACAAGGGCGTCAATTAGAGTTGGATGCAATCATCGGTTATATTATGCAGCAAGGAAAACAACATCAGGTAACCACTCCTAAGATTGACATGTTATATCATTTATTAAATAAAGGTCACTGCTCATGA
- a CDS encoding N-acetyltransferase, whose amino-acid sequence MSMIKVERLLINYKTLEEFRHFREYGAAELSMKDDLNQSIIENDSESPFYGIYFGKKLVARMSLYRIDGNVDKYFDPPQDYLELWKLEVLEPYRGKSYGRALIDFAKSFNLPIKTNARQSTGEFWSKLDFEPITYNESRDRGESPYVWFPSGVQEQSAPQMEAANEKSS is encoded by the coding sequence ATGAGTATGATTAAAGTTGAACGTTTGCTCATTAATTACAAAACACTTGAAGAGTTCCGTCATTTCAGAGAGTATGGTGCAGCTGAACTATCTATGAAAGACGATCTCAATCAAAGCATCATTGAGAATGATAGTGAGTCCCCTTTCTATGGAATTTATTTTGGTAAGAAGCTAGTTGCCAGAATGAGCCTTTATAGAATTGACGGCAATGTCGACAAATACTTTGACCCACCGCAAGATTACTTAGAACTTTGGAAATTGGAAGTACTTGAGCCCTACCGTGGCAAAAGTTACGGTCGTGCTTTAATTGATTTTGCAAAAAGCTTTAATTTGCCTATAAAAACAAACGCACGTCAAAGCACCGGCGAATTTTGGTCAAAACTCGACTTTGAACCAATTACGTATAATGAAAGCCGAGATCGTGGGGAAAGCCCTTATGTTTGGTTTCCGTCAGGTGTACAAGAACAATCTGCACCACAAATGGAAGCAGCTAATGAAAAAAGTAGTTAA
- a CDS encoding RsfA family transcriptional regulator, whose translation MTANRQDAWSHEDDLQLAETVLRHIREGSTQLAAFEEIADKLSRTSAACGFRWNSAIRKKYEAEVAIAKKKRTALKREQSRVQMKKAIPEEAIAPEKEEQTVSKAAPVLKQVDLEDVIEFLKSMKDSAMNKDEAALLKQENEKLKEQLVKIENEKKLITQDYRSLLEIMDRARKLANPSILEKSI comes from the coding sequence ATGACGGCTAACCGTCAAGATGCGTGGTCCCATGAGGATGATTTGCAATTAGCAGAAACGGTACTGCGCCATATTCGTGAAGGGAGTACTCAGTTAGCGGCTTTTGAGGAAATAGCAGATAAATTATCACGAACAAGTGCAGCTTGTGGGTTTCGGTGGAACTCTGCTATCCGGAAGAAGTATGAAGCGGAGGTTGCAATCGCGAAAAAAAAGCGGACCGCTTTGAAGCGAGAACAATCAAGAGTACAAATGAAAAAAGCGATTCCAGAAGAAGCGATTGCTCCAGAAAAGGAAGAACAAACAGTGTCAAAAGCAGCACCAGTATTAAAGCAAGTTGATTTGGAAGATGTGATAGAATTCCTCAAATCAATGAAAGATAGTGCAATGAATAAAGACGAAGCAGCTCTATTAAAGCAAGAAAACGAGAAACTAAAAGAGCAGCTAGTAAAGATTGAAAATGAAAAAAAATTAATCACACAAGATTATCGCTCGTTATTAGAAATTATGGATCGAGCAAGGAAACTTGCAAATCCAAGTATTTTAGAAAAATCAATTTAA
- the rpmF gene encoding 50S ribosomal protein L32 translates to MAVPFRKTSKTRKNKRRTHFKLEVPGMVACPDCGEYKLSHRICKECGTYKGEKVASK, encoded by the coding sequence ATGGCAGTACCATTTAGAAAGACATCAAAAACGAGAAAAAATAAGCGCCGTACTCACTTCAAATTAGAAGTACCTGGTATGGTAGCGTGCCCTGATTGTGGGGAATACAAACTTTCTCACCGCATCTGTAAAGAATGCGGAACGTACAAAGGTGAAAAAGTGGCATCAAAATAA
- a CDS encoding YceD family protein translates to MKWTVQQLQQARYETIQFDEIVQIEDRLTEHQDVRAASDIRLEGTVTAKRNVYTFKFKLSGDLTLACARTLADVAWPFLLEGTAHFVPEGEMPPSELDEEDLYTYSGEIIDLSHVIQEHVLVKIPLQVFADNPSDALAPPSGNGWELVTDEAKKKQVDPRLADLAKFFDKE, encoded by the coding sequence ATGAAATGGACTGTTCAGCAGCTTCAGCAAGCTCGTTATGAAACGATTCAATTTGATGAAATTGTTCAAATCGAAGATCGTTTAACGGAACATCAGGATGTACGCGCCGCAAGTGATATTCGGCTTGAAGGAACCGTTACAGCAAAACGGAATGTGTATACATTTAAGTTTAAGCTGAGTGGGGATTTAACATTGGCTTGTGCCCGCACATTGGCGGATGTGGCATGGCCGTTTTTACTTGAAGGTACAGCGCATTTTGTCCCTGAAGGAGAAATGCCTCCTTCTGAACTAGATGAGGAAGATTTATACACTTATTCAGGTGAAATAATTGACCTGTCTCATGTGATCCAAGAACATGTTCTGGTTAAAATTCCACTTCAAGTTTTTGCGGACAATCCTTCTGATGCACTAGCCCCACCATCTGGAAATGGGTGGGAACTAGTTACAGATGAAGCTAAAAAGAAGCAAGTTGATCCTAGACTTGCGGATTTAGCAAAGTTTTTTGATAAAGAGTAG